One segment of Nocardioides sp. QY071 DNA contains the following:
- a CDS encoding IclR family transcriptional regulator — translation MSTPPNTGTQAVDRAALLVATVVRADEPLSFADLQDSCGLPKSTTSRMLAALERTELLERNAAGSYVAGPLFWLYAARHDPWEELVRLARSTMDRVGADTGETVHLSVCRGDRVVQVAQVDSTYLLGTRDWTTVDVPAHTSALGKVLLAHGLVDLPAGELDQATPHTVTDREVLRRELAQVVRRGWAGTVDELEIGLSGVAAPVRGSSGEVVAALGISGPTPRLAERRDEIGRQLSNRAEQLSGLLRRRTRKEGVA, via the coding sequence ATGAGCACGCCCCCGAACACCGGCACGCAGGCGGTCGACCGCGCCGCCCTGCTCGTCGCCACGGTCGTGCGGGCGGACGAGCCGCTGAGCTTCGCGGACCTGCAGGACTCCTGCGGACTGCCGAAGTCGACGACCTCACGGATGCTGGCCGCCCTCGAGCGCACCGAGCTCCTCGAGCGCAACGCCGCCGGGTCCTACGTCGCCGGTCCGCTGTTCTGGCTCTACGCCGCGCGCCACGACCCGTGGGAGGAGCTGGTGCGGCTGGCCAGGTCCACGATGGACCGGGTCGGCGCCGACACCGGCGAGACCGTCCACCTCTCGGTGTGCCGCGGCGACCGGGTCGTGCAGGTGGCGCAGGTCGACTCGACGTACCTTCTCGGCACCCGCGACTGGACCACCGTCGACGTGCCCGCCCACACCTCGGCACTCGGCAAGGTGCTGCTGGCGCACGGCCTCGTCGACCTGCCCGCCGGCGAGCTCGACCAGGCGACGCCGCACACGGTCACCGACCGCGAGGTGCTGCGCCGCGAGCTCGCCCAGGTCGTCCGCCGCGGCTGGGCCGGCACCGTCGACGAGCTCGAGATCGGCCTCTCCGGCGTCGCCGCGCCGGTGCGGGGCAGCAGCGGCGAGGTGGTCGCGGCACTCGGCATCTCGGGGCCCACGCCGCGCCTGGCCGAGCGGCGCGACGAGATCGGACGACAGTTGAGCAACCGAGCGGAGCAGCTATCCGGGCTGCTGCGTCGGCGCACGCGCAAGGAGGGCGTGGCATGA
- a CDS encoding trimethylamine methyltransferase family protein — translation MPKDSRSRTQGGSMFQNRMPRYEVLSADAMATLDKGWRRLMTEIGVEFMDERALELFRKAGQRVEGNTVFLDPDFVLAQVAKAPAEFDVQARNPANSIHIGGDSMAFGAVYGPPFVRQGEVRRDATMDDFRSFTKLAQSFPVLDSAGGVICEPNDTPLDSRHLDMTLALQTLTDKVYMGNVVSGVNAADTLAMTSILFGSREAIEETPATISLINCNSPLRWDDRMLEAQFEYSGAGQPVVLTPFILMGAMSPVTIPAALVQQIVEALSGIALSQLIRPGTPVIFGSFLSNIDMQSGSPTFGTPESGLGLLCTGQIARHFGLPFRTGGGLTSSQVADAQAGYEALMTMLPTFLAGANWVMHSAGWLEGGLVAGYEKFIVDIELLQMMQAEFTPLEIDEDSMAFGAHEEVGHGGHFLGAMHTMERFRTCFYRPLLSSSENYERWMRGGGKDANTRAEEIYRKKLEEYEAPPLDAAIEEELREYVVRRRAELGD, via the coding sequence ATGCCGAAGGATTCCCGGTCAAGGACCCAAGGAGGCTCGATGTTCCAGAACCGGATGCCGCGCTACGAGGTGCTCTCCGCCGATGCGATGGCCACGCTCGACAAGGGCTGGCGCAGGCTGATGACCGAGATCGGCGTCGAGTTCATGGACGAACGGGCGCTCGAGCTCTTCCGCAAGGCGGGCCAGCGCGTCGAGGGCAACACGGTCTTCCTCGACCCCGACTTCGTGCTCGCGCAGGTGGCGAAGGCGCCCGCGGAGTTCGACGTCCAGGCCCGCAACCCGGCCAACAGCATCCACATCGGCGGCGACTCGATGGCCTTCGGCGCGGTGTACGGGCCCCCGTTCGTGCGCCAGGGCGAGGTCCGCCGTGACGCGACCATGGACGACTTCCGCAGCTTCACGAAGCTCGCCCAGTCGTTCCCCGTCCTCGACTCCGCCGGCGGCGTCATCTGCGAGCCCAACGACACCCCGCTCGACAGCCGGCACCTCGACATGACGCTCGCGCTGCAGACGCTGACCGACAAGGTCTACATGGGCAATGTCGTCTCGGGCGTCAACGCCGCCGACACCCTGGCGATGACCTCGATCCTGTTCGGCTCGCGCGAGGCGATCGAGGAGACGCCCGCGACCATCTCGCTGATCAACTGCAACTCACCGCTGCGCTGGGACGACCGCATGCTCGAGGCGCAGTTCGAGTACTCCGGCGCCGGGCAGCCCGTCGTACTGACCCCGTTCATCCTGATGGGCGCCATGTCGCCGGTGACCATCCCGGCCGCCCTGGTCCAGCAGATCGTCGAGGCGCTGTCCGGCATCGCGCTGTCCCAGCTGATCCGGCCAGGTACCCCGGTCATCTTCGGATCGTTCCTGTCGAACATCGACATGCAGTCCGGCTCGCCCACCTTCGGGACGCCGGAGTCGGGCCTCGGCCTGCTGTGCACCGGCCAGATCGCCCGGCACTTCGGGCTGCCGTTCCGCACCGGTGGCGGCCTGACCTCCTCGCAGGTGGCCGACGCGCAGGCCGGCTACGAGGCGCTGATGACGATGCTGCCGACCTTCCTGGCCGGCGCGAACTGGGTGATGCACTCCGCCGGGTGGCTCGAGGGCGGCCTGGTCGCCGGCTACGAGAAGTTCATCGTCGACATCGAGCTGCTGCAGATGATGCAGGCCGAGTTCACGCCGTTGGAGATCGACGAGGACTCGATGGCGTTCGGCGCCCACGAGGAGGTCGGGCACGGCGGCCACTTCCTCGGCGCCATGCACACCATGGAGCGCTTCCGCACCTGCTTCTACCGCCCGTTGCTGTCGTCCTCGGAGAACTACGAGCGGTGGATGCGGGGCGGCGGCAAGGACGCCAACACCCGGGCCGAGGAGATCTACCGCAAGAAGCTCGAGGAGTACGAGGCGCCGCCGCTGGACGCGGCGATCGAGGAGGAGCTGCGGGAGTACGTCGTCCGCCGCCGGGCCGAGCTCGGTGACTGA
- a CDS encoding dihydropteroate synthase has protein sequence MSAPRLETRLRSATQEVVIGHDTRFCLIGERINPTGRRIFQEQLRAGDLSAIERDVQAQVEGGADVLDVNMGVPLTDEADLLAKAITMVQRLTDKPICIDSSVVEALEAGLAVYQGRALVNSITAEDERMAQILPLVKKYDAAIIALPNDEDEIPMEVDKRVELTRKIVQVATTEYGIAQADIVIDPLAMPIGADGTVALTFFETVRRIRDEFGVNMTCGASNVSFGMPSRHALGAGFLPMAMQAGLTSAIMDTRTPQIVEAVKAADLLLGHDEWGGAWIAAHRARQAATA, from the coding sequence ATGAGCGCCCCCCGCCTCGAGACCCGGCTGCGGTCGGCGACCCAGGAGGTCGTGATCGGGCACGACACTCGGTTCTGCCTGATCGGTGAGCGGATCAACCCGACCGGGCGCCGGATCTTCCAGGAGCAGCTGCGCGCCGGCGACCTCTCGGCGATCGAGCGCGACGTCCAGGCGCAGGTCGAGGGCGGTGCCGACGTCCTCGACGTCAACATGGGCGTGCCGCTGACCGACGAGGCCGACCTGCTGGCCAAGGCGATCACGATGGTGCAGAGGCTCACCGACAAGCCGATCTGCATCGACTCCTCGGTCGTCGAGGCGCTCGAGGCCGGGCTGGCGGTCTACCAGGGCCGCGCGCTGGTCAACTCGATCACCGCCGAGGACGAGCGGATGGCGCAGATCCTGCCCCTGGTCAAGAAGTACGACGCCGCGATCATCGCCCTGCCCAACGACGAGGACGAGATCCCGATGGAGGTCGACAAGCGGGTCGAGCTGACCCGCAAGATCGTCCAGGTCGCGACCACGGAGTACGGCATCGCCCAGGCCGACATCGTGATCGACCCGCTCGCCATGCCGATCGGAGCCGACGGGACGGTCGCGCTGACCTTCTTCGAGACCGTTCGGCGCATCCGCGACGAGTTCGGCGTCAACATGACCTGCGGCGCCTCGAACGTCTCCTTCGGCATGCCCTCGCGGCACGCCCTCGGGGCGGGGTTCCTCCCGATGGCCATGCAGGCCGGCCTGACCTCCGCCATCATGGACACCCGCACCCCGCAGATCGTCGAGGCGGTCAAGGCCGCCGACCTGCTGCTCGGCCACGACGAGTGGGGCGGCGCCTGGATCGCGGCGCACCGGGCCCGGCAGGCGGCGACGGCATGA
- a CDS encoding corrinoid protein, translating to MTPEEILQGLYDETLVGNAPRVLELTNDGLALDMEPQTLLFDALIPSLEEVGARFERGDFFVPEMLIAGRAMAGAMERLRPLLAETGVETIGKFLMGTVKGDVHDIGKNLVNIMLEGAGFEVIDLGVQVAPEKFVAAIEEHQPDIVGFSAFLTTTMPMFKANMNALEKAGLRNEVIVMVGGAPVTQEYADAVGADGYAADASQTVKRAKALLHEKRATVPA from the coding sequence ATGACCCCAGAAGAGATCCTGCAGGGCCTGTACGACGAGACGCTGGTCGGCAACGCCCCGCGGGTGCTCGAGCTGACCAACGACGGGCTCGCGCTCGACATGGAGCCGCAGACGCTGCTCTTCGACGCGCTCATCCCCTCGCTCGAGGAGGTCGGCGCCCGCTTCGAGCGCGGCGACTTCTTCGTCCCGGAGATGCTCATCGCCGGCCGGGCGATGGCCGGCGCCATGGAGCGGCTGCGGCCGCTGCTCGCCGAGACCGGGGTCGAGACGATCGGCAAGTTCTTGATGGGCACGGTCAAGGGCGACGTCCACGACATCGGCAAGAACCTGGTCAACATCATGCTGGAGGGCGCCGGGTTCGAGGTGATCGACCTCGGGGTGCAGGTGGCGCCGGAGAAGTTCGTCGCAGCGATCGAGGAGCACCAGCCCGACATCGTCGGGTTCTCGGCATTCCTCACCACCACGATGCCGATGTTCAAGGCCAACATGAACGCCCTCGAGAAGGCCGGGCTGCGCAACGAGGTCATCGTGATGGTCGGCGGCGCCCCCGTCACCCAGGAGTACGCCGACGCGGTCGGCGCCGACGGGTACGCCGCCGACGCCTCGCAGACCGTGAAGCGCGCCAAGGCACTGCTCCACGAGAAGCGCGCGACGGTCCCCGCATGA